One Ananas comosus cultivar F153 linkage group 1, ASM154086v1, whole genome shotgun sequence DNA window includes the following coding sequences:
- the LOC109714893 gene encoding patatin-like protein 3 isoform X4, with amino-acid sequence MMLLATTLLLFIYEFSCSAPPVGIKPSKLPHLRKNRKACSQMADDFAHLPPCKGELITVLSIDGGGVRGIIPGVILEFLESRLQDYDGKDARIADYFDVIAGTSTGGLLTAMLTAPAPDNVKRPLFEAKDIVQFYLRHCPYMFPQRRSGIFSYFAKTRDMLGIIKGPKYDGKYLHKLVNDVLGGTKLDQTLTNVVIPAFDIKLLQPTIFSTFKTLVAMGQVTKEVDRKNKEFPAEMKPLDYRKYLVISIGTGAPLQEGKFDARKASKWGAFGWLVGEGTTPLIDIFFQASSDMVDIHAACLFEAIQCSDKYLHIQEDNLVGDVASMDVTTEKNLGDLVQAGKALLKKQIHVLDIESGKLKPHETVGKDVTNEVALDNFAKLLSEERKRRLKN; translated from the exons ATGATGTTGCTTGCTACTACGTTACTTCTGTTCATCTACGAGTTTTCATGTTCTG CTCCACCAGTTGGCATAAAGCCCTCAAAGCTCCCACATCTCAGGAAAAATAGAAAGGCTTGCTCGCAAATGGCAGATGACTTTGCACACCTGCCACCATGCAAGGGGGAGCTGATCACGGTGCTGAGCATCGACGGCGGTGGCGTGCGAGGCATCATTCCAGGAGTCATCCTTGAGTTCCTTGAATCAAGACTCCAG GACTATGATGGTAAGGATGCGCGGATTGCGGACTACTTTGATGTCATTGCTGGGACAAGCACTGGTGGGCTCTTAACCGCAATGCTCACCGCTCCAGCTCCAGACAACGTCAAGAGACCACTCTTCGAGGCCAAGGACATTGTTCAATTTTACTTGCGCCATTGCCCTTATATGTTTCCTCAGAGGAG GAGCGGGATATTTAGTTACTTTGCAAAGACTCGCGATATGCTCGGCATAATCAAGGGGCCAAAATATGATGGCAAGTATCTGCACAAACTTGTTAACGATGTCCTTGGTGGGACAAAGTTGGATCAGACACTGACAAATGTTGTGATCCCTGCTTTCGATATTAAGCTTCTCCAACCCACCATCTTCTCCACATTCAAG ACACTGGTGGCCATGGGCCAAGTTACAAAAGAGGTAGACAGGAAAAATAAAGAGTTCCCAGCTGAGATGAAGCCGCTGGACTATCGAAAATATTTGGTGATCTCGATCGGGACAGGGGCACCGCTACAGGAGGGGAAGTTCGATGCGCGGAAGGCGTCCAAATGGGGCGCCTTCGGGTGGCTGGTCGGCGAAGGGACGACACCTCTCATTGATATCTTCTTCCAAGCCAGCTCTGACATGGTCGACATTCATGCCGCCTGCCTCTTTGAAGCCATCCAATGCTCTGACAAGTATCTGCATATACAG GAGGATAACTTGGTGGGCGACGTAGCATCGATGGACGTTACAACCGAGAAGAACCTGGGAGATCTGGTTCAAGCAGGAAAAGCGCTTCTGAAGAAGCAGATCCACGTGCTCGACATCGAGAGCGGCAAGCTGAAGCCGCATGAGACGGTGGGCAAGGACGTCACCAACGAAGTCGCCCTCGACAACTTTGCAAAGTTGCTCTCTGAGGAGAGGAAGCGCAGGCTTAAGAACTAG
- the LOC109715126 gene encoding nicotinamidase 1-like — protein MGSVGSRARTMDVIKGEMPFEEEEEFVLGKSNNSTKNNKDVVGLVLVDILNGFCTVGSGNLAPTKPNKQIESMVKEAARLSKLFCEKKWPVFVFLDSHHPNKPEPPYPPHCLIGSGEEDLVPALKWLEKESNVTIKRKDCFDGFIGSMEKDGSNTFAKWVKAKEVKVILVVGICTDICVLDFVCSTLSARNIGMVPPLEDVVVYSQGCATFDLPMDIAQTVKGALPHPQESLHHIGLYMAKSRGAKIVKTVTLGSSK, from the exons atgGGCTCTGTGGGCTCTCGGGCGAGAACAATGGATGTGATAAAGGGTGAGATGCCatttgaggaagaagaagagtttgTTCTTGGGAAGAGCAATAATAGTACTAAAAACAATAAAGATGTTGTTGGTCTTGTTCTTGTGGACATCCTCAATGGCTTCTGCACTGTTGGATCTGGCAATCtc GCTCCAACAAAACCAAACAAGCAGATAGAAAGCATGGTGAAGGAAGCAGCACGCTTATCAAAGCTGTTCTGTGAAAAAAAGTGGCCTGTTTTTGTATTTCTTGATTCCCACCATCCAAACAAGCCTGAACCTCCCTACCCTCCTCACTGCCTGATTGGATCAGGTGAAGAGGACCTTGTTCCAG CTTTGAAATGGTTGGAGAAGGAATCAAATGTCACAATTAAACGAAAAGATTGCTTTGATGGGTTCATTGGTTCCATGGAGAAAGATGGATCAAACACTTTTGCAAAGTGGGTGAAAGCTAAAGAAGTCAAAGTT ATTTTGGTGGTAGGAATATGCACAGATATATGTGTGCTAGACTTTGTGTGCTCTACTCTATCGGCTAGAAATATTGGAATGGTGCCACCTTTGGAGGATGTTGTTGTTTATTCTCAAGGATGTGCTACATTCGACCTTCCGATGGACATTGCTCAAACTGTAAAGGGAGCTCTACCCCATCCTCAG GAATCGCTTCATCACATAGGACTCTATATGGCCAAGTCAAGGGGAGCCAAAATAGTAAAAACAGTGACTCTTGGCTCATCAAAATGA
- the LOC109713824 gene encoding calcium-dependent protein kinase 29-like produces the protein MSSKEAPIRRIMKEGEGVGTGPEFAVRYRMGEEVGRGEFGVTRRCEEAATGAALACKTISKGRLRGRTAAEDVRREVEIMRRLPAHPNVVRLRGAYEDADAVHLVMELCQGGELFDRIVARGHYSERAAAAVANTIVQVVQHCHKHGVIHRDLKPENFLFADKSEDSALKVIDFGLSVFFKPGERFTEVVGSPYYMAPEVLKRNYGPEVDVWSAGVILYILLCGVPPFWAETDEGIAQAIIRSVIDFEREPWPKVSENAKDLVRRMLDPNPYTRLTAKEVLEHPWLKNANMAPNISLGEAVRDRLKQFSAMNKFKKKVLRVVAKNLPVEEVANIKQMFHMMDTDKNGNLTLEELKEGLQNIGQPVTEPDVQMLLEAADTDGNGTLDCEEFVTVSVHLKKIGSEEHLTKAFEFFDKDGSGFIEMEELREALVEGDLGPNDQVIREIISDVDKDKDGRISYHEFELMMKAGSDWRNASRQYSRAVLNTLSRKLFKDGSTLHQE, from the exons atgtCGTCAAAGGAGGCGCCGATCAGGAGGATCAtgaaggagggggagggggtggGGACGGGGCCGGAGTTTGCGGTGCGGTACCGGATGGGGGAGGAGGTGGGGCGGGGGGAGTTCGGGGTGACGCGGCGGTGCGAGGAGGCGGCGACGGGGGCGGCGCTGGCGTGCAAGACGAtatcgaaggggcggctgagggggcggacggcggcggaggacgtGCGGCGGGAGGTGGAGATCATGCGCCGGCTGCCCGCCCACCCGAACGTGGTGCGGCTGCGCGGCGCCTACGAGGACGCCGACGCCGTCCACCTCGTCATGGAGCTCTGCCAGGGCGGCGAGCTCTTCGACCGCATCGTCGCCCGCGGCCACTACTCcgagcgcgccgccgccgccgtcgccaacACCATCGTCCAGGTCGTCCAG CACTGCCATAAGCATGGAGTGATCCACAGGGACTTGAAGCCGGAGAACTTCTTGTTTGCGGATAAGTCCGAGGATTCTGCGCTCAAAGTGATCGATTTCGGCCTTTCGGTGTTCTTCAAACCTG GCGAACGCTTCACCGAAGTCGTCGGAAGTCCCTATTACATGGCCCCAGAAGTTCTGAAAAGGAATTACGGACCCGAGGTTGATGTTTGGAGCGCCGGCGTTATTCTCTACATCTTGCTATGCGGCGTACCGCCTTTTTGGGCAG AGACTGACGAGGGCATTGCGCAGGCAATTATCCGATCCGTAATCGATTTCGAAAGGGAGCCGTGGCCCAAGGTCTCGGAGAATGCTAAAGATCTCGTAAGGCGCATGCTCGATCCTAATCCTTATACTCGCCTAACCGCTAAGGAGGTTCTCG AACATCCTTGGCTCAAGAATGCAAACATGGCTCCGAATATTTCACTCGGAGAGGCTGTTAGAGACAGACTAAAGCAATTCTCTGCGATGAACAAGTTCAAGAAGAAAGTCCTACGA GTGGTAGCTAAGAATCTGCCTGTGGAAGAGGTGGCCAACATCAAGCAGATGTTCCACATGATGGACACCGATAAAAACGGAAACCTCACGCTCGAAGAGCTCAAAGAGGGCCTCCAAAATATCGGGCAGCCCGTCACAGAACCAGATGTTCAGATGTTATTGGAGGCA GCCGACACAGATGGAAATGGTACTCTCGACTGTGAGGAGTTTGTGACCGTCTCTGTTCACCTTAAGAAGATCGGAAGCGAGGAGCACCTAACCAAGGCATTCGAATTCTTCGACAAGGACGGTAGCGGTTTTATCGAGATGGAAGAGTTGAGGGAAGCTTTAGTCGAGGGTGATCTTGGCCCTAATGATCAAGTGATCCGAGAGATCATCTCCGACGTCGACAAAGACAAG GACGGCCGAATTAGCTACCACGAATTTGAGCTGATGATGAAAGCTGGATCGGACTGGAGGAATGCTTCGCGGCAGTACTCGCGGGCTGTCCTGAATACCCTCAGTCGGAAATTGTTCAAAGATGGCTCTACCCTGCACCAGGAATAG
- the LOC109714893 gene encoding patatin-like protein 3 isoform X2 — MFWKNRKACSQMADDFAHLPPCKGELITVLSIDGGGVRGIIPGVILEFLESRLQDYDGKDARIADYFDVIAGTSTGGLLTAMLTAPAPDNVKRPLFEAKDIVQFYLRHCPYMFPQRRSGIFSYFAKTRDMLGIIKGPKYDGKYLHKLVNDVLGGTKLDQTLTNVVIPAFDIKLLQPTIFSTFKAKAHCVKNPRLADVCISTSAAPTYLPAHYFETKDDEGSSQSFHLVDGGVAANNPTLVAMGQVTKEVDRKNKEFPAEMKPLDYRKYLVISIGTGAPLQEGKFDARKASKWGAFGWLVGEGTTPLIDIFFQASSDMVDIHAACLFEAIQCSDKYLHIQEDNLVGDVASMDVTTEKNLGDLVQAGKALLKKQIHVLDIESGKLKPHETVGKDVTNEVALDNFAKLLSEERKRRLKN, encoded by the exons ATGTTCTG GAAAAATAGAAAGGCTTGCTCGCAAATGGCAGATGACTTTGCACACCTGCCACCATGCAAGGGGGAGCTGATCACGGTGCTGAGCATCGACGGCGGTGGCGTGCGAGGCATCATTCCAGGAGTCATCCTTGAGTTCCTTGAATCAAGACTCCAG GACTATGATGGTAAGGATGCGCGGATTGCGGACTACTTTGATGTCATTGCTGGGACAAGCACTGGTGGGCTCTTAACCGCAATGCTCACCGCTCCAGCTCCAGACAACGTCAAGAGACCACTCTTCGAGGCCAAGGACATTGTTCAATTTTACTTGCGCCATTGCCCTTATATGTTTCCTCAGAGGAG GAGCGGGATATTTAGTTACTTTGCAAAGACTCGCGATATGCTCGGCATAATCAAGGGGCCAAAATATGATGGCAAGTATCTGCACAAACTTGTTAACGATGTCCTTGGTGGGACAAAGTTGGATCAGACACTGACAAATGTTGTGATCCCTGCTTTCGATATTAAGCTTCTCCAACCCACCATCTTCTCCACATTCAAG GCAAAAGCTCATTGCGTAAAAAATCCTCGTTTAGCAGATGTATGTATAAGCACATCTGCAGCTCCAACATATTTACCAGCTCACTATTTTGAGACAAAGGATGATGAAGGATCATCTCAAAGCTTTCATCTTGTTGATGGGGGTGTTGCTGCAAACAATCCG ACACTGGTGGCCATGGGCCAAGTTACAAAAGAGGTAGACAGGAAAAATAAAGAGTTCCCAGCTGAGATGAAGCCGCTGGACTATCGAAAATATTTGGTGATCTCGATCGGGACAGGGGCACCGCTACAGGAGGGGAAGTTCGATGCGCGGAAGGCGTCCAAATGGGGCGCCTTCGGGTGGCTGGTCGGCGAAGGGACGACACCTCTCATTGATATCTTCTTCCAAGCCAGCTCTGACATGGTCGACATTCATGCCGCCTGCCTCTTTGAAGCCATCCAATGCTCTGACAAGTATCTGCATATACAG GAGGATAACTTGGTGGGCGACGTAGCATCGATGGACGTTACAACCGAGAAGAACCTGGGAGATCTGGTTCAAGCAGGAAAAGCGCTTCTGAAGAAGCAGATCCACGTGCTCGACATCGAGAGCGGCAAGCTGAAGCCGCATGAGACGGTGGGCAAGGACGTCACCAACGAAGTCGCCCTCGACAACTTTGCAAAGTTGCTCTCTGAGGAGAGGAAGCGCAGGCTTAAGAACTAG
- the LOC109714893 gene encoding patatin-like protein 2 isoform X1, with amino-acid sequence MMLLATTLLLFIYEFSCSAPPVGIKPSKLPHLRKNRKACSQMADDFAHLPPCKGELITVLSIDGGGVRGIIPGVILEFLESRLQDYDGKDARIADYFDVIAGTSTGGLLTAMLTAPAPDNVKRPLFEAKDIVQFYLRHCPYMFPQRRSGIFSYFAKTRDMLGIIKGPKYDGKYLHKLVNDVLGGTKLDQTLTNVVIPAFDIKLLQPTIFSTFKAKAHCVKNPRLADVCISTSAAPTYLPAHYFETKDDEGSSQSFHLVDGGVAANNPTLVAMGQVTKEVDRKNKEFPAEMKPLDYRKYLVISIGTGAPLQEGKFDARKASKWGAFGWLVGEGTTPLIDIFFQASSDMVDIHAACLFEAIQCSDKYLHIQEDNLVGDVASMDVTTEKNLGDLVQAGKALLKKQIHVLDIESGKLKPHETVGKDVTNEVALDNFAKLLSEERKRRLKN; translated from the exons ATGATGTTGCTTGCTACTACGTTACTTCTGTTCATCTACGAGTTTTCATGTTCTG CTCCACCAGTTGGCATAAAGCCCTCAAAGCTCCCACATCTCAGGAAAAATAGAAAGGCTTGCTCGCAAATGGCAGATGACTTTGCACACCTGCCACCATGCAAGGGGGAGCTGATCACGGTGCTGAGCATCGACGGCGGTGGCGTGCGAGGCATCATTCCAGGAGTCATCCTTGAGTTCCTTGAATCAAGACTCCAG GACTATGATGGTAAGGATGCGCGGATTGCGGACTACTTTGATGTCATTGCTGGGACAAGCACTGGTGGGCTCTTAACCGCAATGCTCACCGCTCCAGCTCCAGACAACGTCAAGAGACCACTCTTCGAGGCCAAGGACATTGTTCAATTTTACTTGCGCCATTGCCCTTATATGTTTCCTCAGAGGAG GAGCGGGATATTTAGTTACTTTGCAAAGACTCGCGATATGCTCGGCATAATCAAGGGGCCAAAATATGATGGCAAGTATCTGCACAAACTTGTTAACGATGTCCTTGGTGGGACAAAGTTGGATCAGACACTGACAAATGTTGTGATCCCTGCTTTCGATATTAAGCTTCTCCAACCCACCATCTTCTCCACATTCAAG GCAAAAGCTCATTGCGTAAAAAATCCTCGTTTAGCAGATGTATGTATAAGCACATCTGCAGCTCCAACATATTTACCAGCTCACTATTTTGAGACAAAGGATGATGAAGGATCATCTCAAAGCTTTCATCTTGTTGATGGGGGTGTTGCTGCAAACAATCCG ACACTGGTGGCCATGGGCCAAGTTACAAAAGAGGTAGACAGGAAAAATAAAGAGTTCCCAGCTGAGATGAAGCCGCTGGACTATCGAAAATATTTGGTGATCTCGATCGGGACAGGGGCACCGCTACAGGAGGGGAAGTTCGATGCGCGGAAGGCGTCCAAATGGGGCGCCTTCGGGTGGCTGGTCGGCGAAGGGACGACACCTCTCATTGATATCTTCTTCCAAGCCAGCTCTGACATGGTCGACATTCATGCCGCCTGCCTCTTTGAAGCCATCCAATGCTCTGACAAGTATCTGCATATACAG GAGGATAACTTGGTGGGCGACGTAGCATCGATGGACGTTACAACCGAGAAGAACCTGGGAGATCTGGTTCAAGCAGGAAAAGCGCTTCTGAAGAAGCAGATCCACGTGCTCGACATCGAGAGCGGCAAGCTGAAGCCGCATGAGACGGTGGGCAAGGACGTCACCAACGAAGTCGCCCTCGACAACTTTGCAAAGTTGCTCTCTGAGGAGAGGAAGCGCAGGCTTAAGAACTAG
- the LOC109714893 gene encoding patatin-like protein 3 isoform X3: MADDFAHLPPCKGELITVLSIDGGGVRGIIPGVILEFLESRLQDYDGKDARIADYFDVIAGTSTGGLLTAMLTAPAPDNVKRPLFEAKDIVQFYLRHCPYMFPQRRSGIFSYFAKTRDMLGIIKGPKYDGKYLHKLVNDVLGGTKLDQTLTNVVIPAFDIKLLQPTIFSTFKAKAHCVKNPRLADVCISTSAAPTYLPAHYFETKDDEGSSQSFHLVDGGVAANNPTLVAMGQVTKEVDRKNKEFPAEMKPLDYRKYLVISIGTGAPLQEGKFDARKASKWGAFGWLVGEGTTPLIDIFFQASSDMVDIHAACLFEAIQCSDKYLHIQEDNLVGDVASMDVTTEKNLGDLVQAGKALLKKQIHVLDIESGKLKPHETVGKDVTNEVALDNFAKLLSEERKRRLKN, translated from the exons ATGGCAGATGACTTTGCACACCTGCCACCATGCAAGGGGGAGCTGATCACGGTGCTGAGCATCGACGGCGGTGGCGTGCGAGGCATCATTCCAGGAGTCATCCTTGAGTTCCTTGAATCAAGACTCCAG GACTATGATGGTAAGGATGCGCGGATTGCGGACTACTTTGATGTCATTGCTGGGACAAGCACTGGTGGGCTCTTAACCGCAATGCTCACCGCTCCAGCTCCAGACAACGTCAAGAGACCACTCTTCGAGGCCAAGGACATTGTTCAATTTTACTTGCGCCATTGCCCTTATATGTTTCCTCAGAGGAG GAGCGGGATATTTAGTTACTTTGCAAAGACTCGCGATATGCTCGGCATAATCAAGGGGCCAAAATATGATGGCAAGTATCTGCACAAACTTGTTAACGATGTCCTTGGTGGGACAAAGTTGGATCAGACACTGACAAATGTTGTGATCCCTGCTTTCGATATTAAGCTTCTCCAACCCACCATCTTCTCCACATTCAAG GCAAAAGCTCATTGCGTAAAAAATCCTCGTTTAGCAGATGTATGTATAAGCACATCTGCAGCTCCAACATATTTACCAGCTCACTATTTTGAGACAAAGGATGATGAAGGATCATCTCAAAGCTTTCATCTTGTTGATGGGGGTGTTGCTGCAAACAATCCG ACACTGGTGGCCATGGGCCAAGTTACAAAAGAGGTAGACAGGAAAAATAAAGAGTTCCCAGCTGAGATGAAGCCGCTGGACTATCGAAAATATTTGGTGATCTCGATCGGGACAGGGGCACCGCTACAGGAGGGGAAGTTCGATGCGCGGAAGGCGTCCAAATGGGGCGCCTTCGGGTGGCTGGTCGGCGAAGGGACGACACCTCTCATTGATATCTTCTTCCAAGCCAGCTCTGACATGGTCGACATTCATGCCGCCTGCCTCTTTGAAGCCATCCAATGCTCTGACAAGTATCTGCATATACAG GAGGATAACTTGGTGGGCGACGTAGCATCGATGGACGTTACAACCGAGAAGAACCTGGGAGATCTGGTTCAAGCAGGAAAAGCGCTTCTGAAGAAGCAGATCCACGTGCTCGACATCGAGAGCGGCAAGCTGAAGCCGCATGAGACGGTGGGCAAGGACGTCACCAACGAAGTCGCCCTCGACAACTTTGCAAAGTTGCTCTCTGAGGAGAGGAAGCGCAGGCTTAAGAACTAG